The Triticum aestivum cultivar Chinese Spring chromosome 7B, IWGSC CS RefSeq v2.1, whole genome shotgun sequence genome window below encodes:
- the LOC123156112 gene encoding serine/arginine repetitive matrix protein 1-like, with protein MAIDANCRRLQASLRSSRPRPLHASSILSSPATAARRLACRSPASQPPSPELGHGAANRSSARLRPCPRPAPTAQRPSRPPPHRAAARRSTSSTGSRRRPAPFIAFSARSGEALRSQPRPRLQVAAPYHRRPAALSHSVSYPCSRMCAPAPSRLSGETPVLPQPLRLKPPRRSALPRMQPTHRDASPQQARRPP; from the exons ATGGCCATCGACGCCAACTGCCGCCGCCTGCAGGCCTCGCTTCGATCCAGCCGCCCAAGACCTCTCCACGCCAGTTCCATCCTATCCTCCCCGGCCACCGCAGCTCGCCGCCTCGCCTGCCGGAGCCCCGCGTCCCAGCCGCCGTCACCCGAGCTTGGCCATGGCGCCGCCAACAGGAGCTCCGCCCGCCTCCGGCCATGTCCTCGGCCGGCTCCTACAGCCCAGCGCCCGTCTCGGCCTCCTCCACACCGAGCAGCAGCTCGTCGGAGCACGAGCTCCACCGG CTCCCGCCGCCGCCCTGCTCCGTTCATCGCCTTCTCCGCCAGATCCGGCGAGGCCCTGCGTTCCCAGCCTCGTCCCCGCCTCCAGGTCGCGGCGCCGTACCACCGGAGACCAGCAGCGCTGTCGCACTCCGTGTCCTATCCCTGCTCCCGTATGTGCGCACCAGCACCGAGTCGGCTTTCTGGTGAGACCCCAGTCCTGCCTCAGCCACTACGCCTGAAGCCGCCCCGCCGCAGCGCGCTCCCTCGCATGCAGCCGACGCACCGCGACGCCTCGCCCCAACAAGCACGCCGGCCGCCTTAG